Proteins from a genomic interval of Homo sapiens chromosome 6 genomic scaffold, GRCh38.p14 alternate locus group ALT_REF_LOCI_2 HSCHR6_MHC_COX_CTG1:
- the SAPCD1 gene encoding suppressor APC domain-containing protein 1 yields the protein MGSQGSGGVPLVQAPYTVLLLPLGTSRQDPGAQSFFLWLRRMQALEREQDALWQGLELLQHGQAWFEDHLREAQRQQLHLGALGENFLTDLHSEPGRPPLAQIQKVNICLQNLIHEKFSPSPLNKASSCTTQDSKERRREQNLWQQQELSRQQKGVTQPKEEMAQRGCTKGPRGPTRV from the exons ATGGGGAGCCAGGGCTCTGGCGGGGTGCCCTTGGTGCAGGCTCCCTACACAGTCCTGCTGCTGCCGCTGGGGACAAGCCGCCAAGACCCAGGGGCCCAGAGCTTCTTCCTTTGG CTACGCAGGATGCAGGCTCTGGAGAGAGAACAGGATGCCCTGTGGCAGGGTCTGGAGCTGCTACAGCATGGCCAGGCCTGGTTTGAAGACCATCTGAGGGAGGCACAGCGACAGCAGCTGCATCTAGGGGCCCTTGGTGAG AATTTTCTAACAGATTTACACTCAGAGCCTGGTCGCCCCCCGTTAGCCCAGATTCAAAAGGTGAACATCTGTTTGCAGAATCTGATTCATGAGAAG TTCTCCCCAAGTCCACTGAACAAGGCTAGTTCCTGCACCACCCAGGATTCAAAGGAAAGACGAAGGGAGCAGAACTTGTGGCAGCAACAG GAGTTGTCAAGGCAGCAGAAAGGAGTCACCCAGCCAAAGGAGGAGATGGCTCAGCGGGGCTGCACCAAGGGGCCAAGAGGCCCTACCCGTGTCTAA